The genomic segment CCGAAGAGGTTGCCGCAGCCAAAGAGCCGATCGGGCTCACCAAACGGAAGCCGGCGCTCGGTACCCTCCACTATCCCTACTTCGTCGAGTTCGTGAAGCAGCAGGTCCTCGCGGACCCGACGTTCGGCAAGACCGAAGCTGATCGCGCAGACGCCTTGTTCCGCGGGGGTTTGCAGATCACGACCACGCTCGACCGGCGCCTCCAGGAGTACGCGGAGGACGCCGTGGCGAGCGTGCTCGATCGGCCCGGCGATCCCGATGCCGCGCTCGTGGCGATCGATCCGAAGACCGGCGCGGTGCGCGCGATGGTCGGCGGCCGCAACTTCGACGACGAACAGTTCAACCTTGCGTACCAGGGACGTCGTCAATCGGGAAGTGCGTTCAAGCCGTTCGTGCTCGCTGCCGCCCTCGAGGATGGCATCCGGCCGGACGCGCGATACGCATCGCATCCGGCGACGCTCCGCTACGGGCCCGGCGGCTCCTTGTCGTGGAAAGTCAACAACTACGACGGACGCGGGCGGGGCACCATCTCCCTGCGGGAAGGGATGATCAACTCCGTCAACGGCGTGTACGCCAGGCTTGTGCTCGACGTCGGCCCGTCGAAGGTCGTGGACGTCGCCCACCGCGCGGGGATCTCCTCCGAGCTCGACCCGCTGCCTTCGATCGCGCTCGGAGGCTTGCGCGTGGGCGTTTCGCCGTTCGAGATGGCCAACGCGTACGCGACCTTCGCGAACCTCGGCGTGAAGATGCCCGGGCACGGCGTCGCGCGAGCGGTAGGACCGGAGGGCGCGCCGGTCTTCGAGGAGAAGTCGCTGAAAGGCGTGCAGGTGATCGATCCGGGGGTCGCCTACACCATGAACGACGTCCTGCAAGATGTGGTCGAGCGCGGGACCGGCCGCCGCGCGCAGATCGGACGCCCCCTCGCCGGGAAGACCGGGACGACGCAGGAGTATCACGACGCGTGGTTCGTCGGGTACACGCCGGACCTCGTGACGGCCGTCTGGGTGGGCTACCGCAAGGCGCAGATCTCCATGCGGAACGTACGCGGTATCACCGTCGTCGGTGGGTCGTTCCCGTCGCAGATCTTCCGTTCCTTCATGACCAGGGCACTCGAGGACGTTCCCGAGCACGAGTTCGAGGTTCCCCGCGAGAGCTTCGTCACGGTCGTGCTCGGCTACAGCAGGGACTGCGTCGCCCGGCTCGGGCAGTCGGGGGTCGAGGTGAGCCTCCCGGTTTCCCTGATCCCGGCACGCGACTGCCCCGTGTCGGTACCGAGACCGAAGTCGTCGGCGAAACCGTCGGCGAAACCGACCGCCGGCCCGACCGGGCCGGAACCGACTCCCGCTCCGACCGAACCCGAGCCGGTGCCGACGCCGACCTGACCCGCCTTCGCGGAATTGGTAGTGTCCCGCGCCGTGAAACGCGCTCTTCTGATCCTCAACCCCGAAGCGACGACCGTGACCGCCCGCACGCGCGACGTGATCACACGCGCGCTCGCGAGCGACCTCGTCGTCGACGTTGCGGAGACCAAGCGGCGCGGCCACGCCCAGCACCTCGCGGCCGGAGCCGTCCACGAAGGCTACGACTTCGTATTGGTGCTCGGAGGCGACGGAACGCTCAACGAAGTGATCAACGGGATCGCCGGCACCGACACGCCGCTCGCGATCATCCCCGGCGGCGGTACGAACGTCCTGGCCCGCACCCACGGCATCCCCTTGGACGCGGTCGAAGCAACCGCTCATCTGCTCGAGCGCCTCCACGACGGCGCGGTCCCCAAACGGATCAACCTCGGCCTCGTCAACGGGCGCTACTTCGCGTTCTGCGCGGGGGTCGGGTTCGACGCCGCGGTCGTACGGGCGGTCGAGCGGCGATCCAAGATGAAGAAAGCGATCGGCGAGTGGTTCTTCGTGACGACGGCGCTTCGGCTGTTCTTCTTCGCGTACAACCGTCGAGAGAAGCCGATCCACATACGCTTGCCCGACGGAACCGAGCATCGCGAGCTGTTGGTCGCGATCGCCGGCAACTCCAACCCGTTCACGTTCCTCGGCAAGCGCCCCTTCCAAGTCACCCCCCTGGCCGACGCCGAGCGCGGCCTCGACGTCACGGGGGTCCGGTCGCTGGCGTTCCACCGCACATTGCGGTTCCTGTGGCGCGCCTTCGGCTCGGGCGGGCAGATCCATCTCCGCAACGTGGTCGGCCTGCACGATCTCGAGCGGTTCGAGGTGATCGCCGATCGCGCGATGCCGTTGCAGGTCGACGGCGACTACATCGGCGAGGACACGCGCTTCGAGTTCACCTCAGCGCACGAGGCCCTTTCGCTCCTGGCCTGAGCGCCACCGCCTCAGCGGCCCAAAGCGTCCCGTGCCATCCGGGGATCGTCGGTGATGACGCCGTCGACCCCCCACTCGGCGCAGCGGAGCACCGTCTCGGGATCGTTCACCGTCCACGCGATGACGCGCCGCCCCACATCGTGAGCGGTCTGAACGAACGCAGGTTTCAGGATCTCGGCCGGGACGTGGCACTCCTCGTTGGCCCCCGCGACCGCGGCGGCGAGGTTCGATGCCAGGTCGAACGCCGAGCTTGTGAGCACCGCGGTCCGCAGCTGAGGGGAGATCGCTCTCACGACCGCGAGCGCGAGCGGATTGAATGACGAGACGACCACACGCCGCGGAGGCCCCGATGCCAGAGTGGCCGCCACGATCCGCGCAGCAGGCTCGGTCGGATCGTGTCCAGGATCCCACGGCGTGCCTTTCACCTCGACGATGAGCGTGCGATCGGCGGGAACGGCGTCGAGCGCCTCGTCGAGCGTTGGGATGCCGAGCGCCCGGGCTTCCTCGGAGGAAAGGTCGCCGACCAGGCCGGTCCCGGAGGTCGTACGAGCAACGTCGGGGTCATGCAACAAGACGGCGACTCCGTCGCTCGTGTGGCGGACGTCGATCTCCACGCCGTCGGCTCCCGAGTCGAGCCCCGCTCTGATCGCGGCGAGCGTGTTCTCGGGCGCGAGGGCTGCTCCCCCACGATGCCCGATCACATCCATCGCGACGATCCGGTCGTTTCGTTCATCATGAGCCACATGTTGCACCTGTTGCGAGTTGTCGTCATCAAGTTCGTTCGTATGGTCGCTTGCGCACTCGTGCCCTCGCACCCGGCGAACGATCGCCGCGCAGCGCGGCTAGCTGCCCGAATTCGCACCATGTGATTTCCCGGAAGGTATTGCCACTCTCGAAAGCCGGGTTATATGCTCGCGCGCGTTCCCACAAAGAAAAGCCGTAGACGCCTGTGGCCGGGGGGGTCGCTCGCTCGTGGATCCGACGATGATGGATTGGCGTCACGACGCCTCTTGTAGAGACGTCGACCCGGAACTCTTCTTTCCCATCGGCACCACCGGCCCCGCCCTGGCCCAGATAGAAGCCGCGCGAGCCATCTGCGGTTCGTGCGAGGTCCAGGGTTCCTGTCTCGAGTGGGCGCTCGCGACCGGCCAGGATGCCGGCATCTGGGGCGGCGTGACCGAGGAAGAGCGTCGAACGATCCGACGGGATCGCGCCGTCCGCCAGCGCGTCGCCGTCTAACCCGCTCCGAGCAACGCCCCGCTCAGCCCGATACGAT from the Actinomycetota bacterium genome contains:
- a CDS encoding PBP1A family penicillin-binding protein codes for the protein MNLRRCAALLILLPAATGCSALFGPLPEQEARPLALRSQIRASDGTLLATLFEENRTQVAASAIPQVAKNAVVAVEDARFWDHSGVDAKAIARAALANWAKGETVQGGSTITQQLAKLMYFPDGERTLKKKLAEARVALRLERDHAKDEILAMYLNRAYFGSGAYGIAAAAETYFRTQPMKMTLPQAAMLAGLIRSPGSVNPFDQPEASVARRAYVLRRMREERMITAAEEVAAAKEPIGLTKRKPALGTLHYPYFVEFVKQQVLADPTFGKTEADRADALFRGGLQITTTLDRRLQEYAEDAVASVLDRPGDPDAALVAIDPKTGAVRAMVGGRNFDDEQFNLAYQGRRQSGSAFKPFVLAAALEDGIRPDARYASHPATLRYGPGGSLSWKVNNYDGRGRGTISLREGMINSVNGVYARLVLDVGPSKVVDVAHRAGISSELDPLPSIALGGLRVGVSPFEMANAYATFANLGVKMPGHGVARAVGPEGAPVFEEKSLKGVQVIDPGVAYTMNDVLQDVVERGTGRRAQIGRPLAGKTGTTQEYHDAWFVGYTPDLVTAVWVGYRKAQISMRNVRGITVVGGSFPSQIFRSFMTRALEDVPEHEFEVPRESFVTVVLGYSRDCVARLGQSGVEVSLPVSLIPARDCPVSVPRPKSSAKPSAKPTAGPTGPEPTPAPTEPEPVPTPT
- a CDS encoding diacylglycerol kinase family protein, with translation MKRALLILNPEATTVTARTRDVITRALASDLVVDVAETKRRGHAQHLAAGAVHEGYDFVLVLGGDGTLNEVINGIAGTDTPLAIIPGGGTNVLARTHGIPLDAVEATAHLLERLHDGAVPKRINLGLVNGRYFAFCAGVGFDAAVVRAVERRSKMKKAIGEWFFVTTALRLFFFAYNRREKPIHIRLPDGTEHRELLVAIAGNSNPFTFLGKRPFQVTPLADAERGLDVTGVRSLAFHRTLRFLWRAFGSGGQIHLRNVVGLHDLERFEVIADRAMPLQVDGDYIGEDTRFEFTSAHEALSLLA
- a CDS encoding glycerophosphodiester phosphodiesterase — encoded protein: MDVIGHRGGAALAPENTLAAIRAGLDSGADGVEIDVRHTSDGVAVLLHDPDVARTTSGTGLVGDLSSEEARALGIPTLDEALDAVPADRTLIVEVKGTPWDPGHDPTEPAARIVAATLASGPPRRVVVSSFNPLALAVVRAISPQLRTAVLTSSAFDLASNLAAAVAGANEECHVPAEILKPAFVQTAHDVGRRVIAWTVNDPETVLRCAEWGVDGVITDDPRMARDALGR
- a CDS encoding WhiB family transcriptional regulator, with the protein product MDWRHDASCRDVDPELFFPIGTTGPALAQIEAARAICGSCEVQGSCLEWALATGQDAGIWGGVTEEERRTIRRDRAVRQRVAV